Part of the Trichoderma asperellum chromosome 1, complete sequence genome is shown below.
TGGGGCGCCGCGGGATCGACGAGAGGAGCGAGGGTCTTCTGTTGGATAGCTTCGAGAAGATCGAGATCTGGGGTCTGGAGAGATATTCCGAGAGCGTCGAGGGTATTCAGGCGATGGCTCTCGACGTGAGGACTTATGACGGCGCTCACGTGGCTCTGAAGGATAGTCCCGTGAGCGTCGGTCATCGTCTCGGTAGCGCGACTCTCTCGGTGCATCTCTTTGCGAGCCCCTCTGAGATTCCCTCGGCGAATCTCTTGGAGGATAGATGTTGTAATCACGATTGGATGGCCGGTAGTCTCCTTGAGGTGGAGGAGTAGGTGCGGCAAAAGGCGGCGGGCTGGGATATCGACGGCTACGGGAGGGCTTCATGTCGCTGTAGCCTGGAGAAGGATCACGACGGCTGCTGCGTCTTGGTTTGTAGTCGTCGCCGGGAGACCGGTTTCGCCGACTCTTTTCAGATTTTGGCCGGcgagatgacgaagaagggTCTTGATAGCTGGAATCGAGAGGTTCCTCTGGGTTATAGTAGGAGTGGTTGAGGCCTTGCGGCGGATCGGGTTCTGAGCGTCTGGGCATGATGACTATGCCGTGTAGTATGGATTGTATTTATAGGTGAAGGCTGTGGCGAGCAAATGCCTGATCGACAGTCGAAAACAAGGATATAGAAAGCCTAGCCAACGAACAGCATTATAACACACGCACCGAGCAGGGCGTATCAGGTAAGGGAGAGCAGCGTTCAGACAGCGTTTGCGGCACGTTCAAGGTTTATGTACAAGTAAAGTATAAGCTGAGCTGATGGGCGAAGCATCGAATCGATGGCCATCATTGGACTACGCCCCGCTGACGCCTGGAGAGGGGCCGAATCTGCAAGTCAGGAGGGGCGGCCTCTCGACTGGGCCCTCGCTAGTGACCTCCAGCGGTCCGCAACATGGCCTACAGCGTCCGGGACGCCCCTAATCTTGCACGATCCCGGCCCATGGCAGTGATCCGGGAAAGACTCTGGAGCGCGGCAGGGTTTCTGCGGTCTCCTGACGTCACGCGAGCCAATAGGCGGTTCCGCCCGGGCATCTTGGTGAGAGGAATTCTGGCCTGGAGAGTCGCCTGACGTCAAAGAAACATATGAATACATCAAGTGGCGGTGCAGCCAGTTGGacagccagcagccgcgTGTTGGAGAGAGAAGGACTGCTGTGATAAATCCGTTAAAAGGGTACAGGGATTCAGGCTCAGAGCCTGCCGGTGGTGGGCTGCCAGAGCGTTGATCATCAGGGCTTGCGGCAGATGGACTCTGTCACGCAGGCAGCGATGCTGTTGGAGGATATGACTGTTTGTCTacatcttgctgctggctgattTGATTAGATTTGAACAAGCAAGGCACTGTTTTGCTGCCTACAGTATCTACCTTTTGTGTATCTGCATTATCGTGTGCTGACGCTGAATTGCATGCAGACAGACAATCCGTGAGAAACCGCCGAGGACACCGTAAGAGACGTCGGTCCACAACGAGCTGACTGTGTATCATATCATCCAGGAGGGATCTTCAGGAGTCGCCGAGCCGCGGAAGATAATCCCACGGAGCTTTTTGATACCCTACTTCAAACTGTGCAAATGTGTGTGAGGGCGCCCGGCTACTGACGATCCCGGCCAAGCCATGCCGAGACTTAAAAAGGAACGCCTCCGCCTCCGCCACCCGCGACCCGCGACCCGCGATCCGAGCCGTTTCTTCGCGATTTGGGAATTACACGGCGTTGTTGGTTTTGCATtggaaaatggaaaaaatcGTAGTGTTGAAATGGTGGTACAGCATCTGCTCCGCCACTTGATAGGGCAAAAAACACAGACAATACGGAGCAGCACCAACGGAAATGTGCAGCAAAAGGATCACTGCTATGTACACATTGCCAACCTGCCTCCGATGCATGCTCCGTTTGCCTCTTTGCCCTCAATCTTTCAGTAACACTGGCGCATATCGCTCTTGGTGTCAGCATCTTTTTCAAATCTGCATATCAATTGCAGTTTGCACTGACGTGTGGCAAGACTTGAACGTTGCAATGCGGGTCCCGTTGGCTGCTACCCGGTATTTTTCTTGATAATTTGCGAGACTGTTTCACAGCGCGGGCGGCGCATTATTACGTCGCCTTTCCAAAGTCTCTGACATTTCCAACAGCTCAATTGAAACGTGAAAAGACCTTGATTATGCAAAATCTCGATCAGCTAGAGGAGGCGTTGTCGTCGAGGTCGATCATCAAAGCTCTTACCACCTCATTATGCAAAAGTTGGATCTTGCGTGCTGCTTATTGGAGAGAAATCATGGAGAATGATGCTTATGCGCATCAACGGATTGCACATATCAAGTAAGCCAAGACAAGACGGCATTTAGCTTGcttgaaaaaaagatgcaAGTTTGTATGCATGCAGTCAATCTATAGAGGGAAGGATGCTATGCATGCTGTACTATGACATTTGTAATGAGAGCCATAGCAAGTCGTGGCAAAAATCGTGCGTACCCGCAAGATCCACACCTCTTTCGAGCTGTGCGAGGGCGTTGTCAAGGTATCCCTGTCATCGATAGGCCATTAGATCCCGATGCTCGGTTGGAAGCCGGTAGGTGTCTGCATTTTGGTTTCCGGTATGAGCCTGGCTGTCCGTATCTGCTCTTCTATCATCTGCATTGGTCAAAATACCTGTATTTCGGGGCCACACGCATATGGAATTGGCGGAATGATGCTAATTGGTCGCCAAGTTGTTGAAGCACATGCCACTGGCAGCCCGATCTATCTACTACATAGTCTAGTAGCTGCAAATGATGTATCCATCATCCAATCATACCAGTTTCGCAAcagccatcatcaacaacatGTGCTGGATTCGCAAGTCGTCACGTCGTTAACCCTCATATGCCGGGTAATCTGTATACCCGATGATCGGATCCTCAAACGGCCCATAGAAACGAGACCGATCGTACTTGGCCAGCGGCCAGCCATTCCGCAACCTCTCCACCAAGTCTGGGTTGCTGGTAAAGTATCGCCCATACACCAAAGCGTCGTATTTCCCGCTCTCCACGACTCCCCACGAGTTCGTGTCGTCAAATCCGCCGGCAGAGAAGAACGGCGTGTCTCCCCATATCTTGCGGAACAGGGACAAATCGACATGGGGAAGGCCCCATGACTTGAGGAACTTTACCTTTTCGGCCTCGGAAAAGATCTGTTCGTATCTCGGTTCGATGAAGCTCACGTATGAGAGTCTGGGGTGACGATTCTTCAGTTCGCGGCAGAGATGGCCCCAGGTCTCGACACGCTGCTCGCCACGGGTCTGGTTGAAAAGGCCAAAGGGGCTTAGTCGGATAGCCAAGTTGTCTTCTCCCACAGTCTTGGCCAGCTCGTCCATCAGTTCAAGTACAAACCTGCAGCGCTTCTCCGGCGTGCCTCCGTATTCGTCGGTCCGCCTGTTGATGTTGGAGCTCAGGAACTGCTCTGGCAGATAGCCGTTTGCTCCGTGAACCTCTATCCCGTCAAATCCAATTTCCATAGCCGCCTTGGCAGCCGCGCAGTAATCTCGGATCGTCTGCTTGATGTGGTCAACCGTCAATTCGATCGGTGGGTGCTCACTCAGCTTCACTGGCGTCGTTGAGTGCGGCGGGGGATACGCATAACATTCATTCGGGTCGTCGAACGGAATATTTGACGGCGCAACGGTCGCAGTACCTGTAATCTGTGGCAGAGTGACACGGCCAGCGTGCCAGAGTTGTGCATAGATGTAGGCGCCTTTGGCATGGACTGCGTCGACAACCTCCTTCCAGCTCTTTACCTGCTCTTCTAAAAAGAGCCCTGGAGCCCCGGGCAGACCGTTGGCCTAAGGAAGTCTCGGTGTTAGTCTTGTCATGTTCTAGACTCCCAACTGGCCGAAGAGAGGCGCTTTACCTCGAACGAAGGTGGAATTGCTTCCGTGATGAGCAGTCCACCCTCTGTTGCTCGCTGTGCATAGTATTTGGCAATAAGATCATTGGCAGTCCAGTCACGGTTTGGATTCTCAGCTGTGGAAGTGGCACGAAGAGGTGTACCGCGGTTTCTGGTCATGGGAGCATGGATGATGCGGTGCTGGAGGGTGATTTTGCCGCCCGCAATGACCAGTGGCTCGAATAAGTCGGAATCAGCTCCGGCCTTGATTTGAGAACCCATTTTCACTATGTACGAGGTGAAAGGCTACGATGCAGCAAGAGTCGTATTCTTACACGCTGGACAGAAGGACTCCGACACTGTTACAAcgtaaaagagagaaacactCTAGCTTCTATCGAAATAAGAGGGAACAATTGCGGAATTGATTACGGCATTACGACAGCCAACTGTGACGCGACTTTGCGTATTGCATCAATGGGGCCCCTTTGCCGGCTGaatgttgaagaagacatgGATCTATGGGAAGTTTACTCCACTGAACTCCATACGAATGCACTGTAATGACTCCACAGTGGTAGCATCGCGAGCCAGCGCATTTCCCAAAGCACACGTTCTTGATTGTAGCGGGAAGGTGATCTTCGAGATGGCCGCTTTAGGCTATGTTGATTTCTATAGCGGCGTTGCAGTTAAGCGAAGCAGCTCATTAGTAAATGGGCTCTGTCTTTACTACGAGGCTGGGATTTGTCAACGTGGCTTTGGTTTGAGCAAATAGAGAGAACCTGCTGTTGACTCAGTCCCCGGCGAACCACCGATTTATACGGGAACACTTTCTTCACTGTTGGTCGGTGTTCTTTAGTAGCTCCATTCTTATCCTAATCCGTGCTTGGTTCTTGCGGACGGCCCACAACAGCTTGGATCCTTCGCCCGGCCCACTTGGACACCATGATCAGCGAGCTACAGCAGATGATCTGAAGAAAATCTCAGTGCAGCATGGGGCTAGCAATGCTCAAGATTAGAGAAGGGGGAATCTAACTAATAGATGGAACTTACATGGGAGGATGCTTTGTAGTCTCTTGTCCTATTGGAATCTGTTCCGGGCTTACAAGAAGCTTGGTGGGCCTTCCGGAAAGCTGAGTACTGACCCAACAAGTCTCGTCAAGCTGGCTAGGAGTTTGAAGAGGTTCCGAATACATGACGCCAATTCTGTATAGCTGCTGGATATCTAGCAAACCACAAAATATGGATGCTACAGATGATgcatgctgctgatggccGTTGAACTGGTCACGATGGCGGTGCGCTTTTACATgttgaaaaagagaggggaaaaaagatatattattGGTTCAAAGTCTTGCTATACCCCTATGATATGTAATCTTAATGATTGTGACtgataagttattaataatggCTGCAGATCTGTCTTAGGCGAACCTTTATGCTAGTCTGCAATCTCTACTGACATGCTTGCGGCAGACAGTCAATTATACTACTCGATCAATGCATCTTGTTAAAAGCATGTCAGCAACTGCATATGAATCAACAGTGGATAAGAGCGACAACAAGGAGGCTCTTGAAGAGTTGAACGCGAAGTTTTACTCTGGAAAAGATACGTTGGGAACAAAGAGATGCCCCCAAGGATACAAGGTTATTGCGAAATTAAGTCAAACATAATCGAATCTCCTACGACTATGCGACTATGCTTCTTTCGAGTCCACAAAGAATTACGGATATGGATATTAGAAAAAACAAGTTTGTTGAATCCATCATTCGTCAATGAAACAAATAATGTCCTCAACGAAGATAACAAGGTGGATGATCTCATGACTAGGTACTTCGCCACTCGATACCTACTTTGATCTCTGTATACCGCTTGAGGAGTATTGTTTTGATATCTATGGCGATGATGTTTGATCTTGTGCAATAATAACTGATGTGAAGCCCCTTTGTTGGATCGAATCTCCTGAAGCCAGCATCTCGGTCTGATCTTGTATCTAAGTTTAGAGCAGAAAGTTCCTCGCTCATCAGACACGGAACCTGCCAAGATCAAGCTCTGGGAATTTCGAGCTCTCGTAGCCAGCggcaacctttttttttttttttttgctgccaATGGGTTTACATGCGCAGGAGACATTTCTTCATTAAAGACACGCAGGATAACAGATTGACGCTACTGGCCATAAGATTTGTTTCTCGGATGTTCACGACTAGGGGGCTTGGCTATTAGAGCTATCCGCTCTTGGAAATCAATGCATGCCAAGTTCTAGCTTATGGTTTAGAGTCTTTGGAGCTCACATTCAGGATCTTGTTATAGCGGTGTCCACATAAAAAACAATTTTCTTGAGTTTGGGTCTCTAGAATTTCTTAGACATACTCTGCTGAATGGTTGTCATTGCACTCGCCTATTAGCAGGGTTCTTTATTACCGGCAGTTGAGTTGAAACGGTCAAATATAGACAGACCGAACGTCTTGCAGCTTGAACAAGCGGCAAATAAGGAGCGCTGATTATGGCATCATTAATCTGGTTGCCTGTACCCACGCAACAGTACAAGCATATCATTTGGAATACTGGCTGCACCATCGAGGAGCGACGCACGTGAGAGACCAACAATGCATGCGCACGCCATGCTGTGTCACTATCCCTTTGTTTACAAGTTGGATGGATGCCTGGCGAGACATTTTTATGTTTGGTTAGAAACGAGTTGCATCTTCGTTTTAGGGCGTATATTGTTACAAGATTGATACACGGCGTGAGGACACGGCGTTAGCTGTTCAAGTTGTTTACGAATGCTGAGTAACTCGGTGTCGAGACACCACCTCGGGCCAAGGTCCTATTTCAGAATGCTAAGCGTCAATAGTGCCTGTTGATGGAGGTCGCCGATCTTCTCACATCATTGAGCGGACAACTGCAGTATTCTGCATGTACCAATGATATGTCGTGTGAACACACGGACCAAAAGTTCCTCCCGCAACAGCAAGTAAGCATTTATGCTTATGGCCACGGACTTTCAAGCGCGAGTTTGGCGTCGATAGTCTGCCGATCTGGAATCGCGGGGGGACAAAGTCAGATTGAAAGCTGGCGCGGCGTTTCACAGATGCTCCGTGGACCGTACTCGTACGTAAGAGCGACATCTGATAAGCTGCTGCAAGGTTATCGTCGCCGGCAGTTGCCAAGACCATCCCCGAAATGGTTCAGATATCACAAGAAGCATATTTCCATGCAGCGGGAGTCGCCGCCCTCCATCTCGCAGGTTCCCGGGGAACTGGGGAGATGGCGATCGTTTGTGCTGCGGAGGATGATGCTAGCGAGATGGAAGCTGTGATAACGATGCAGGTACGGCAATCGTTATCTTGGACGCGTTCAAGCGTTTTACGAGTTTGGGGGAAGAAGATAGCAGCTATGGAGACTGATAAGGAACCGAGAAGGGACCATACTGTAGCATTCATTATACGACGGCGACCCCGGACAAACCTGGAGGTGCGGAATCAAAGCCGGAGGTTGCCAAGCTGCTCTGGGGCCTTGCTTATCTATGTGGAGTGACTGGTTGGACAGCTGCTGTTCGAAATTTTCTTGGGTCGTGGCACCGCGCCGATTTTAGCCACTTTCTAGATGGAATGCTTTGAACAGAGCCTTTCCTGATGGGGTAAATGAGACGGGTATTGTGCCTATTTGAGGCTTGACTCGCGTGGGCTGATgggttaaaaaagaaaaaaagataaaattgtGTTCCCGGAAATAAAGATAAGGAAGCTGAAAATAAGGGTCTGGCATGCCGATATATATTCTagggtctttttttatggGTTCAAAGGTGTTGAAGAGACGAATGAGAGACCAATTTGTGGATATTGAAGCATAAGAGTCACACAGCAACAGTTGCATCTCATACATAAGGtaggtacatacatacaagtT
Proteins encoded:
- a CDS encoding uncharacterized protein (EggNog:ENOG41) — translated: MPRRSEPDPPQGLNHSYYNPEEPLDSSYQDPSSSSRRPKSEKSRRNRSPGDDYKPRRSSRRDPSPGYSDMKPSRSRRYPSPPPFAAPTPPPQGDYRPSNRDYNIYPPRDSPRESQRGSQRDAPRESRYRDDDRRSRDYPSEPRERRHKSSRREPSPEYPRRSRNISPDPRSRSSRSYPTEDPRSSRRSRGAPAPSSDDERERRHRSHRSQPREADASYGRSRDLDRTRDRDRAPADSGRSSLKRRSTMPTVSSSGTRAKGGSGSGSNSPAWWKNPVIQAGARTALAAGAQAFMQNRKEAGPWLGAKGAKVATVAITAALADGFSGKDKKKR